Below is a genomic region from Flavobacterium ginsengisoli.
TACCGCGTTTATGACTAATAAAAATAAACCAAGCGTAACAAACGTTACTGGCAAAGTTAACAACACTAAAATTGGCTTAATAAAGATATTCAGCAATCCTAAAACTACTGCAACAATTACTGCTGTACCAAAACTAGCAACATGAACCCCTGTTAAAATGTTAGACAATAATAAAACCAAAGCAGACCGTAACGAGAAGTCTAAGTAATAATTTCATAGTTTTTAGGTTTAAAATTTATTTAAAAATAATAAAATTTTATCAAAAGTGTTTTATTCTTTTAAAAACGTTGCTGTCAATTCAAAAAACATTTTCGGATTTTCAGCATGAAGCCAGTGTCCTGCATTTGGAATGGTTTCTAATTTTAAATTTGGAAAATGCTTACGAATTTCATCAAGATCAGCATCTTGAATATAGCCAGAATTTCCACCTCTAATAAATAATGTCGGATTATTAAAAACCAAATGATCTGCCAAAGGTTTTCCGATCGCATCCAGATTATTATTAAAAGCTTCTAAATTAAATCTAAAAGCCAATTGTCCTGGCTCTTTCCAATATAGATTTTTCAGCAAAAACTGACGAGTCCCGAAATCTGGAACATATTGAGATAAAATTGCTTCTACATCATTTCGGCTTGGTTTTACAGAAAAATCTACTGCATTTAATCCTGCCAAAATATCCTGATGATGCTGTTTGTAGAATCTCGGACCAATATCTGCCACAATCAATTTGTCTACAATTTCTGGATGTGTCGTAGCAAAAAGCATCGCTACTTTCCCTCCCATCGAATGTCCTAGAATATCTATTCTAGTCAGATTATTTGCTTGACAGTATTCGTACACATCTTGAACCATCGCTTCATAACTCCATTCATCTGAATGAAAACTGCGACCGTGGTTTCTTAAATCTAAAATATGAACTTGAAATCCGGCTTCTACATATTGCCCGGCTAAAGTTTTCCAATTATCAGACATTCCGAGAAATCCGTGCATGATGACAAATGGTTTTCCTTCTCCTTCTATTTTTGAATAAAGCATATTTTTAATTTTTTCTTTTTAAAGAATTATTTCAATTTATTCAGATACATATTTACAGTATTATCTAAACCAAGATAAAGCGCCTCCGAAATTAAAGCATGGCCAATAGAAACTTCTAATAAACCTTGAATGTTTTCTTTAAAAAATTTGATATTATCTAAACTCAAATCGTGTCCAGCATTGATTCCTAACCCTAATTCATTTGCCAATACTGCAGCTTTAGCATAAGGATCAATTCCTTTTTCGTTTCCTAAACTATATTGATGTGCAAAAGATTCTGTGTACAACTCAATTCTATCTGTTCCTGTTTTTTTCGCGCCTTCAATCATTTCTAAAATTGGATCAACGAAAATTGAAGTTCTTATTCCGTTTCTTTGAAACTCCTGAATCACTTCAGTCAAATATTCTTGATTTTTGATTGTATCCCAGCCAGCAGAAGAGG
It encodes:
- a CDS encoding alpha/beta fold hydrolase, with protein sequence MLYSKIEGEGKPFVIMHGFLGMSDNWKTLAGQYVEAGFQVHILDLRNHGRSFHSDEWSYEAMVQDVYEYCQANNLTRIDILGHSMGGKVAMLFATTHPEIVDKLIVADIGPRFYKQHHQDILAGLNAVDFSVKPSRNDVEAILSQYVPDFGTRQFLLKNLYWKEPGQLAFRFNLEAFNNNLDAIGKPLADHLVFNNPTLFIRGGNSGYIQDADLDEIRKHFPNLKLETIPNAGHWLHAENPKMFFELTATFLKE